The following coding sequences lie in one Nitrospirota bacterium genomic window:
- a CDS encoding tetratricopeptide repeat protein: MSKLKIYILLFMPFLLGACALSRESVRPEYSKESNYNYLLAVEAEMAQDWEGAQKYLELAIKEDPDSPYLKTEMGQVYARLNKSVEAIRMMEDVVRKSPDYEPALSILAQLYTGQKELQKAAGIYERLIKLDPQKTQNYIHLAYLYTVDNQLDKAISILKDVIKLDAENVMARYYLGKLYIGTKQYDLAISELQKTIELNPALWDAYSMLGVAYDSLEDTDKAIAQYEEAVRLNPRNTEVKKRLSMLYVKKDRVNNAVEQLKEIVKIEPDNMEIHGMLAKIYFEDRKFEDAEKELRVIISSQPDNLNAVFMLAKVLGIEQKYAEAVEQFEKLEKSLPDNPDVFIYFGRLYLQKKDYPLAEEKFKKAADIDPKNDEAYFNLAVVYEKTQRISEMFFYLKKTIEINPEHVEALNYLGYSYAERGINLDEALAIVKKATELSPESGYVRDSLGWIYFKKGMYNEALSEIKKALDTEKNDPVILEHLGDVYLKLGDKNEALDAWKRSLEFQQKEEGLKERVEKKIQELK; the protein is encoded by the coding sequence ATGAGCAAATTAAAAATTTACATCTTGTTGTTCATGCCGTTTCTGTTGGGGGCATGCGCGCTTTCAAGGGAATCTGTAAGGCCCGAATATTCAAAAGAGTCTAATTATAACTACCTCCTGGCTGTTGAGGCTGAAATGGCGCAGGACTGGGAAGGGGCGCAAAAATACCTGGAGCTTGCCATCAAAGAAGACCCGGATTCGCCTTATTTAAAAACGGAGATGGGCCAGGTATATGCGAGGCTTAACAAATCCGTAGAGGCGATCCGGATGATGGAAGATGTCGTCCGTAAATCTCCGGATTATGAACCGGCGTTGTCTATTCTTGCTCAGCTTTATACAGGTCAAAAGGAGTTACAGAAGGCCGCCGGTATTTACGAAAGATTAATAAAGCTCGACCCGCAGAAAACGCAGAATTACATACATCTCGCATATCTCTATACAGTTGACAACCAGCTTGATAAGGCAATCAGCATATTGAAAGATGTAATTAAACTGGACGCCGAGAACGTAATGGCAAGGTACTACCTCGGTAAGCTATACATAGGCACAAAGCAGTATGACCTGGCAATCTCGGAGCTGCAAAAGACCATTGAACTTAATCCGGCCCTGTGGGACGCATACAGCATGCTGGGAGTCGCCTACGATTCGCTTGAAGATACGGATAAGGCCATTGCGCAGTATGAAGAGGCCGTAAGGTTGAATCCGCGAAATACTGAAGTAAAGAAAAGGCTCTCAATGCTGTATGTCAAGAAGGACCGGGTCAATAATGCCGTTGAGCAGCTTAAAGAAATAGTCAAGATAGAGCCTGACAACATGGAAATTCACGGGATGCTGGCCAAGATATATTTTGAAGACAGAAAATTTGAAGACGCTGAAAAAGAGCTGCGTGTTATTATCTCAAGCCAGCCTGATAATTTGAACGCGGTATTTATGCTTGCCAAAGTCTTGGGCATTGAGCAGAAATATGCGGAGGCTGTTGAGCAATTTGAGAAGCTTGAAAAGTCATTGCCCGACAACCCGGATGTCTTTATTTATTTCGGGCGCTTATATTTACAAAAGAAGGATTATCCGCTTGCCGAGGAAAAATTCAAAAAGGCCGCGGATATCGATCCAAAAAATGATGAGGCATATTTTAATCTTGCGGTAGTTTACGAAAAGACGCAGAGGATCTCGGAGATGTTTTTCTATTTAAAGAAAACCATCGAGATCAATCCCGAGCATGTTGAGGCCCTTAATTACCTCGGGTATTCTTATGCCGAAAGGGGGATAAATCTTGACGAGGCGCTGGCCATAGTTAAAAAAGCTACAGAGCTGTCCCCTGAAAGCGGTTACGTGCGCGACAGCCTCGGTTGGATATACTTTAAAAAAGGCATGTATAATGAAGCGCTGAGTGAAATAAAAAAGGCGTTGGATACCGAAAAGAACGACCCCGTGATCCTTGAGCATCTCGGCGACGTCTATTTGAAATTAGGCGACAAGAATGAGGCGCTTGACGCTTGGAAAAGATCTCTTGAGTTCCAGCAAAAAGAAGAAGGGCTCAAGGAGAGAGTCGAAAAGAAGATCCAGGAATTGAAATGA
- the rfaE1 gene encoding D-glycero-beta-D-manno-heptose-7-phosphate kinase: protein MKDIFKKFKSTGILVVGDLMVDQYIWGKVKRISPEAPVPVVEVTNENLLLGGAANVANNILSLGGRVYVAGAVGSDDIGKILINKFKESGINTDGIVIDKDRPTTVKTRVVAHSQQVVRFDKEVKSDISHSTFSLVLEYIKDCLPEIKGIIISDYCKGLITKALIGRILNLAGSKIFVTVDPKIGHFDYYTGVSLITPNINEASFGSGIDIVDQKTLISAGKVLLKKLRCKAVIITRGDEGMTLFEKSGKVTNIPTCAREVYDVSGAGDTVIATLTLCHSAGASLKDATIIANHAAGIVVAKMGTAVATQEEILESMKICKPL from the coding sequence ATGAAAGACATCTTTAAGAAATTCAAAAGCACAGGCATCCTCGTCGTCGGCGACCTCATGGTGGACCAGTATATCTGGGGGAAAGTAAAAAGAATATCCCCTGAGGCGCCTGTCCCGGTCGTGGAAGTGACCAATGAAAACCTGCTTCTTGGCGGGGCCGCCAACGTTGCCAATAATATCCTGTCGCTTGGCGGCAGGGTTTATGTCGCCGGTGCGGTCGGCAGCGACGATATCGGTAAGATCCTGATCAATAAATTCAAGGAGAGCGGCATTAACACGGACGGGATAGTTATAGATAAGGACAGGCCTACAACTGTGAAAACGAGGGTCGTTGCCCACAGCCAGCAGGTCGTGCGTTTCGACAAAGAAGTAAAATCCGATATCAGCCACTCAACTTTTTCCCTGGTCCTTGAATATATAAAAGACTGCCTGCCTGAGATAAAAGGGATAATTATCTCTGATTACTGCAAGGGGCTTATTACAAAAGCCCTCATCGGGAGAATCCTCAATCTCGCGGGTTCAAAGATATTTGTTACCGTCGATCCTAAAATAGGCCACTTCGATTATTACACCGGTGTAAGCCTCATCACTCCGAACATCAATGAGGCATCTTTTGGCTCGGGCATTGACATAGTTGACCAAAAAACTTTAATAAGCGCAGGGAAGGTCCTTCTTAAAAAACTTCGGTGCAAGGCCGTGATAATTACAAGGGGTGATGAAGGCATGACCCTTTTTGAGAAAAGCGGCAAGGTCACCAATATCCCGACCTGCGCAAGGGAAGTATACGACGTAAGCGGCGCGGGAGATACCGTAATCGCAACCCTGACTCTCTGTCATTCGGCAGGCGCATCATTGAAAGACGCTACAATAATCGCTAATCACGCTGCGGGAATTGTAGTCGCCAAGATGGGGACTGCTGTGGCCACTCAGGAAGAGATTCTGGAAAGCATGAAAATTTGCAAGCCGTTGTAA
- a CDS encoding pyridoxal phosphate-dependent aminotransferase, with product MRLSERAKAIKPSPTLAMDAKAKALKAAGEDIVNFGVGEPDFDTPDNIKEAAIKAIKSGFTKYTPVGGIDELKTAIVEKFKKDNNLHYEKDEIIASCGAKHSLYNIAEALFGAGDEVIIPSPYWVTYPDQIILNDAVPVIAATDEKDSFKLRPELLKEKLSGKTKALILNSPSNPTGLAYDRKSLEMIAEMAVKHDFYIISDEIYEKLTYDGFSHISIASLGEEVKQRTIVVNGLSKSHAMTGWRLGFAAGPKDVIKAMTNIQSQSTSNPTSITQKAAVEALTGPQDFIPKMVSEFDRRRKYMVERLNKIKGVSCITPVGAFYAFPNVSSCYGKKFNGKPVNSSLDLSAYLLEQAKAALVPGMAFGDDRYIRLSYATSMENIKKGLDRIEEALSRLI from the coding sequence ATGAGATTATCTGAAAGAGCAAAGGCGATCAAACCGTCACCCACGCTCGCTATGGATGCTAAGGCCAAGGCGTTGAAGGCGGCGGGTGAAGACATTGTCAATTTCGGCGTTGGCGAGCCTGATTTCGACACGCCTGACAACATCAAAGAAGCCGCTATTAAAGCGATCAAGAGCGGATTTACAAAATACACGCCCGTAGGCGGCATTGATGAATTAAAGACCGCCATTGTCGAGAAGTTCAAAAAAGACAATAACCTCCATTATGAAAAGGACGAGATTATCGCTTCCTGCGGCGCAAAGCACAGCCTTTACAATATCGCGGAAGCGCTCTTCGGCGCGGGTGATGAGGTCATTATCCCTTCACCGTACTGGGTCACATACCCCGACCAGATCATATTAAATGACGCAGTCCCTGTTATTGCCGCCACCGATGAAAAGGATTCATTCAAGTTGAGGCCGGAACTGCTAAAGGAAAAACTGTCAGGTAAAACAAAGGCGCTGATACTAAACAGCCCTTCAAATCCCACCGGACTTGCATATGACAGAAAGAGTCTTGAGATGATAGCGGAGATGGCAGTCAAGCACGACTTCTACATCATCTCCGATGAGATCTATGAAAAACTGACATACGACGGTTTCAGTCATATCAGCATCGCTTCTCTCGGCGAAGAAGTAAAGCAGAGGACGATCGTCGTAAACGGGCTTTCCAAATCTCACGCGATGACAGGCTGGCGGCTTGGATTCGCCGCGGGACCTAAAGATGTCATCAAGGCCATGACCAATATCCAGAGCCAGTCCACCTCAAACCCAACATCAATAACACAGAAGGCTGCGGTTGAAGCGCTGACAGGCCCGCAGGATTTTATCCCGAAGATGGTCTCCGAGTTTGACAGGAGGCGGAAATACATGGTCGAACGGCTCAATAAAATAAAAGGCGTCTCCTGCATAACTCCGGTCGGCGCATTTTACGCGTTCCCGAATGTATCATCCTGTTACGGCAAGAAGTTTAACGGCAAGCCCGTAAACTCATCCCTGGACCTCTCGGCATACCTGCTTGAACAGGCAAAGGCCGCCCTGGTGCCGGGTATGGCATTTGGCGATGACAGATATATCAGGCTTTCTTACGCAACCTCCATGGAGAATATTAAAAAAGGCCTCGACAGAATCGAAGAGGCGCTGTCACGGCTTATATAA
- a CDS encoding substrate-binding domain-containing protein yields MGNFKKYFIVVVVSFILTSGISSFASEIKVGAGTTASSSVLTPVKEHFEKAAGVNLTILNYGSKAAMKELDAGNVDAAMGAHTSGELIDMLKKDGYEVKDPTAFQETIIEEPKSYIIVVHNDNPVSKLTSEQAKGLFTGKIENWKDVGGKDAPVIVIWGKLLEASNKHFIDTILDKESVTKDILEVTTMADVKESLASLPDAIGYLPAGMIDASVKSPEAPVSKTKPINIFTKGKPSADVQKLSDYIKGEGQKYIKK; encoded by the coding sequence ATGGGAAACTTCAAAAAATACTTTATCGTAGTAGTAGTTTCTTTTATTTTGACGAGTGGCATTAGTTCGTTCGCATCTGAAATCAAGGTTGGGGCAGGTACAACTGCTTCATCCTCGGTATTGACGCCTGTTAAAGAGCACTTTGAGAAAGCCGCAGGAGTAAATCTGACAATATTAAATTACGGAAGCAAGGCTGCCATGAAAGAACTGGATGCCGGAAATGTTGATGCTGCTATGGGGGCCCATACATCGGGCGAACTCATTGATATGTTGAAAAAGGATGGCTATGAGGTCAAAGATCCAACGGCCTTTCAGGAGACAATAATTGAAGAGCCAAAGAGTTATATAATTGTTGTTCACAACGATAATCCTGTCTCAAAACTCACCAGTGAGCAGGCTAAAGGATTGTTTACCGGCAAGATCGAAAACTGGAAAGATGTGGGGGGGAAAGATGCACCTGTAATAGTTATATGGGGCAAGCTCCTTGAGGCAAGCAATAAACACTTTATTGATACGATACTCGATAAGGAGTCGGTGACAAAAGATATTCTTGAGGTAACTACTATGGCCGACGTAAAGGAAAGCCTCGCATCTCTTCCTGATGCAATAGGTTATCTCCCTGCTGGTATGATAGACGCCTCTGTCAAATCCCCTGAGGCCCCGGTTTCAAAGACAAAACCAATAAACATATTTACAAAAGGGAAACCCTCTGCGGATGTACAGAAGCTCAGCGACTACATAAAGGGAGAGGGCCAGAAATATATTAAAAAATAA
- a CDS encoding rhodanese-like domain-containing protein, whose product MKTLKCVPLMVLAVLVLTGVCFADWPDSVTQKIDVIKGIEQEKKEMPASLEGVTILNGDEVYKLWKSKKAVVLDTRNKVQYDTEKIEGAMHLSADELLKNPALADGFDKEKEYVLYCNGIKCPRSPWAAIMLQHLGFKKLDWYRDGMPDWKSKGYPTE is encoded by the coding sequence GTGAAAACATTAAAATGCGTACCATTAATGGTATTAGCTGTGCTCGTCCTAACCGGCGTATGCTTTGCGGACTGGCCCGATTCTGTCACGCAGAAGATCGATGTCATAAAAGGGATCGAGCAGGAGAAAAAGGAGATGCCGGCGTCTCTGGAGGGGGTAACTATTCTAAACGGCGATGAAGTGTACAAGCTCTGGAAATCAAAAAAGGCAGTTGTTCTTGATACCCGCAACAAGGTCCAGTATGACACTGAGAAGATCGAAGGCGCCATGCATCTGTCAGCGGACGAACTGCTGAAAAACCCCGCACTGGCTGATGGTTTTGACAAGGAAAAAGAATATGTCCTGTATTGCAACGGCATTAAATGCCCCCGTTCCCCGTGGGCGGCGATCATGCTACAGCATCTGGGCTTCAAGAAGCTTGACTGGTACAGGGACGGCATGCCGGACTGGAAAAGCAAAGGTTATCCGACCGAGTAA
- a CDS encoding methyl-accepting chemotaxis protein: MTIKTKLTLNVVIVLVIVAAVSATSIIGMGFVKNKLSYLTERSTPYQIRTVEFQKTVQEVTANLIRVSVSKNTEEYNAYRKEAETSLSGVKNTQDSLAALTGNATMETYEKLHETASELLDTTEARLRAETDAENANKAITEKLRESSIKLSEMDKKVRSLQLNRSANFIMSLDETKTITTDVKSIQLLLSSLKDIQVALSEIEAAKDKRTVLITGSKINVATNKIFQNEHLKSSKNISADIKVITEKVEELIKLKTSLLGETGEDTKANYEKVKKEIGERLSVVILVIEQEVTTGSEKYKAETEKQQGNLFQVNVANNILASNAELLSIGMSLEGLTTKLFIAASINDIEHIADEINKAFDLMDSVAKNLERGLKKIDAINEMKILQEAKTAVNVTKGLLLSQDGVIAKLKHKMNMQEKALQTTEKLKNIVVKQAEKGRETVTLAQGEQEKAIGMVNKMVGYSTALMGFISVAALVFGIGFGIWVYRSIAKPLIHLIQASDEVSRGNLKDELCVNSGDEIGTVQSSMAKMVNNLRGIVGKMRTATDGLASSSEELSATATLLEGSSKEQSSQVEQSATALTQMSQSILDVAKNAAATSATAQKMKDTAIHGKREMDVTMTDLTRFIETIKGSAVKVESLGHKSEEINNIVTLIKEIASQTNLLALNAAIEAARAGEQGRGFAVVADNVKQLAERTTLAADDITKTINNMETEINGSVTAMKQERAHAENVVHSVRNTLQSINEIVVHVENVADMVQKIAASTEEQTSTSDMVSNNMGSISGITRHLSSSVSEIKRSSDDLARLATELNSMAGWFQV, translated from the coding sequence ATGACGATCAAAACCAAGTTGACACTGAATGTTGTTATCGTGCTCGTAATTGTGGCCGCTGTTTCTGCTACGAGCATTATCGGTATGGGTTTTGTTAAGAACAAGCTCTCCTACCTTACGGAACGCAGTACGCCTTATCAGATAAGGACTGTTGAATTTCAAAAAACAGTTCAGGAAGTTACTGCCAACCTGATCAGAGTAAGTGTCTCAAAAAATACGGAGGAATATAACGCGTATCGCAAAGAAGCTGAGACTTCTTTGTCAGGCGTTAAAAATACACAGGACTCTCTTGCGGCTTTAACAGGCAACGCTACAATGGAGACGTATGAGAAACTGCATGAAACAGCTTCTGAACTTCTTGACACAACAGAGGCGAGGCTGCGGGCCGAAACGGATGCTGAAAACGCAAATAAAGCTATTACTGAAAAATTAAGGGAATCATCAATTAAATTAAGTGAAATGGACAAGAAGGTAAGAAGCCTTCAGCTTAACCGCTCGGCAAACTTCATAATGTCACTGGATGAGACAAAAACAATTACAACTGACGTCAAGTCTATTCAATTATTACTTTCTTCGCTGAAGGACATACAGGTCGCACTTTCGGAAATAGAGGCTGCTAAAGATAAAAGGACAGTGCTTATTACCGGCAGCAAGATTAATGTGGCAACAAATAAAATATTTCAGAACGAACATCTGAAAAGCTCAAAAAATATCTCAGCAGATATAAAAGTCATAACAGAAAAGGTAGAAGAGCTGATAAAACTCAAGACTTCTCTTCTCGGAGAAACAGGTGAGGATACAAAAGCAAATTATGAGAAAGTCAAAAAGGAGATAGGAGAGAGGCTTTCGGTGGTCATACTGGTAATTGAGCAGGAAGTTACCACGGGCAGCGAAAAGTATAAGGCAGAGACTGAAAAACAACAGGGGAACCTTTTTCAGGTAAATGTCGCCAATAATATCCTGGCATCCAATGCGGAGCTTCTCTCAATCGGGATGTCACTGGAAGGGTTAACAACAAAACTATTTATTGCAGCATCAATTAATGATATTGAACATATAGCAGATGAGATTAACAAGGCCTTTGATCTAATGGATTCAGTAGCTAAAAATCTGGAGCGGGGCTTAAAAAAGATAGACGCAATCAATGAGATGAAAATCCTCCAGGAAGCCAAAACGGCGGTGAATGTTACGAAGGGGCTGCTCCTCTCGCAGGACGGTGTGATTGCAAAACTCAAGCATAAAATGAACATGCAGGAGAAGGCGTTGCAGACCACCGAGAAATTAAAAAATATAGTCGTAAAACAGGCGGAGAAAGGCAGAGAGACGGTTACATTAGCGCAGGGCGAGCAGGAAAAAGCCATCGGCATGGTCAATAAAATGGTTGGATACAGCACAGCGCTGATGGGGTTTATCAGCGTGGCTGCTTTGGTGTTCGGCATTGGCTTCGGCATCTGGGTTTACCGTTCGATCGCAAAGCCGTTGATCCATCTGATACAGGCTTCAGATGAAGTATCACGGGGCAATTTAAAGGATGAATTGTGCGTTAATTCAGGAGATGAAATCGGCACGGTACAGTCATCAATGGCAAAGATGGTAAATAATCTCAGAGGAATAGTAGGGAAAATGAGGACCGCGACAGACGGTCTTGCGAGCAGTTCAGAAGAGCTGTCGGCTACAGCAACTTTACTTGAAGGAAGCTCAAAAGAACAGTCCTCGCAGGTAGAACAATCCGCTACAGCTTTGACCCAGATGTCACAGAGCATACTGGATGTAGCGAAAAACGCCGCGGCGACTTCAGCGACAGCGCAGAAGATGAAGGACACGGCAATTCATGGAAAAAGAGAAATGGATGTGACCATGACGGATTTAACAAGATTTATTGAAACAATTAAGGGGTCCGCTGTTAAAGTGGAATCGCTCGGGCATAAATCTGAAGAGATAAATAATATCGTTACACTGATCAAAGAGATAGCCAGCCAGACTAATCTCCTGGCGCTCAATGCCGCCATAGAGGCGGCCCGCGCCGGTGAACAGGGCAGGGGATTTGCCGTTGTGGCGGACAATGTCAAGCAGCTTGCTGAAAGAACAACCCTGGCCGCTGATGATATTACAAAGACAATAAATAACATGGAAACGGAAATCAACGGCTCTGTAACTGCCATGAAACAGGAACGGGCCCATGCCGAGAATGTGGTCCACAGCGTAAGAAACACGCTTCAATCAATAAACGAAATAGTGGTCCATGTGGAGAATGTGGCCGACATGGTGCAGAAGATAGCCGCATCGACAGAAGAACAAACTTCAACTTCCGACATGGTGTCAAATAATATGGGGAGCATCTCCGGTATAACAAGGCATTTAAGCAGCTCCGTCTCTGAAATAAAGCGCTCATCTGATGACCTTGCAAGACTTGCAACAGAACTCAATTCAATGGCCGGATGGTTTCAGGTGTGA
- a CDS encoding bifunctional nuclease family protein → MVKQMKIEGLLFDPRSNMYILLLKEIDGHNTLPIWIGKPEADSIALALGKIVTPRPLTHDLVKNVIHGTKMKVTKIVITEIVDNTYYAGIYIDKGDGKEIPIDSRPSDAIAVAIRINAPIFVDEQVIEHRNNDELEDWLEKLKPEDFGNIM, encoded by the coding sequence GTGGTAAAACAAATGAAGATTGAAGGACTATTATTTGACCCAAGAAGCAATATGTATATCCTGCTTCTGAAAGAAATAGACGGCCATAATACATTGCCCATCTGGATAGGCAAGCCCGAAGCGGACTCAATTGCCCTCGCATTGGGGAAGATAGTTACGCCCCGTCCACTCACTCATGACCTTGTGAAAAACGTGATCCACGGCACGAAAATGAAGGTCACAAAGATCGTGATTACCGAGATAGTCGACAACACATACTATGCAGGGATTTACATCGACAAGGGCGACGGCAAGGAGATCCCCATTGACTCAAGGCCCAGCGATGCCATCGCGGTGGCGATAAGAATAAACGCCCCGATATTCGTAGACGAGCAGGTCATAGAACACAGGAACAATGACGAGCTTGAAGACTGGCTGGAAAAATTAAAGCCGGAAGACTTCGGGAATATCATGTGA
- the recO gene encoding DNA repair protein RecO, translated as MLTRTEGIVLKTQKYGEADLIVTFLTSEKGIIKAFAKSPRKTKSRFGSSLEPLTHAKISLWGKEQTSLPKITQADIINSFHQIRDNFQDFINISKLVEILINLLPEGIPNKKLFTFFLNILHAVKSSEQEPKDALHLITRIRLLATIGYAPRLKGCGRCGEKSLNFYPDSGTTLCRKCAVTPIGKGKPFMQINDNTIHFYSHSIEWPIHISNRLKPQQKILTELSTLLDKHLTHLLSKKLLASEFLAEASR; from the coding sequence GTGCTGACGAGAACAGAAGGCATAGTCCTTAAGACGCAAAAATACGGTGAAGCCGACCTCATAGTGACCTTCCTGACCTCTGAAAAGGGGATAATCAAGGCCTTCGCAAAAAGTCCGCGAAAAACCAAAAGCAGGTTCGGAAGCAGCCTCGAACCTCTAACGCACGCAAAGATCTCCCTGTGGGGCAAGGAGCAGACGTCACTGCCGAAGATCACACAGGCCGACATCATCAATTCCTTCCATCAGATAAGGGACAATTTTCAGGACTTCATCAACATATCAAAGCTGGTCGAGATACTGATCAACCTCCTGCCTGAGGGAATTCCCAATAAAAAGCTCTTCACCTTTTTTCTAAATATCCTCCATGCCGTAAAGTCATCAGAGCAGGAGCCAAAAGACGCCCTGCATCTCATCACCCGGATCAGATTGCTCGCGACGATTGGCTATGCTCCGAGGTTGAAAGGATGCGGCAGGTGCGGGGAGAAGAGCCTGAACTTTTATCCCGACTCAGGCACCACGCTCTGCAGAAAATGCGCCGTGACCCCGATTGGAAAGGGGAAGCCCTTCATGCAGATCAATGACAACACCATACACTTTTACTCGCACAGCATTGAGTGGCCGATCCACATCTCAAACCGCCTCAAACCGCAGCAAAAAATACTCACCGAGCTTTCCACCCTGCTCGATAAACATCTCACCCACCTGCTTAGCAAGAAACTCCTCGCGTCAGAATTTCTCGCGGAGGCGAGCCGGTAG
- a CDS encoding DUF3842 family protein, whose product MKIAVIDGQGGGIGSLVVKKLREEFGDSIEITALGTNAVASTTMLKAGADKGASGENAIVWNANRVDIITGPVSIMLANAMLGELTPKMAEALSSSPAKKLLLPLNQEQVDIIGTVKEPLPHLADALIQKIKEITKNV is encoded by the coding sequence CTGAAAATAGCTGTGATCGACGGACAGGGAGGCGGCATCGGCAGTCTCGTTGTAAAGAAGCTCAGAGAGGAATTCGGGGACTCAATTGAAATAACCGCCCTTGGGACTAATGCCGTAGCGTCGACAACAATGCTGAAGGCAGGCGCTGACAAAGGCGCCAGCGGAGAGAACGCAATCGTGTGGAACGCAAACAGGGTGGATATTATCACCGGCCCCGTCAGCATCATGCTTGCAAACGCAATGCTTGGTGAATTGACGCCCAAAATGGCTGAGGCATTGTCATCAAGCCCTGCAAAAAAACTGCTGCTCCCTCTCAACCAGGAGCAGGTGGATATAATCGGGACCGTAAAAGAGCCCCTGCCCCATCTGGCGGACGCTCTTATTCAAAAGATAAAGGAGATTACAAAAAATGTGTGA
- a CDS encoding CooT family nickel-binding protein — MCEANAYIEKDGKEELYLENVDVLKPEGGKIYLKNLFGEQKFFEGTIKEISLIKHKIILKKE; from the coding sequence ATGTGTGAGGCAAACGCATATATTGAAAAAGACGGCAAGGAAGAACTCTATCTGGAAAACGTCGATGTCCTGAAACCCGAAGGAGGGAAAATTTATCTGAAAAACCTTTTCGGCGAGCAGAAGTTCTTTGAAGGCACGATAAAAGAGATCTCTCTCATAAAGCACAAGATCATCCTGAAGAAGGAATAA
- a CDS encoding lipoate--protein ligase family protein, which yields MQFIRIITQDPHPAAFNMALDEAVSEAVRQKLSPATLRLYQWDTPSVTVGYFQKITDINVTYCSEKGYPVVRRITGGRAILHDSELTYSFSSAKDFSLFSGSLLENYTTISKALVLGLKLTGVDAQISFVRKRSVGHRDPACFRSVSYGEVTVDGKKIIGSAQKRYHDGFLQQGSIMLSFDARELRNVLNGNEKNFKEIGSINDRAGNISFGDLKASLKEAFEKGLDVKLISDAPTKFELSLAKELEANKYSTGEWNFSR from the coding sequence ATGCAATTCATCCGTATCATCACACAGGACCCGCATCCCGCAGCCTTCAACATGGCCCTTGATGAAGCCGTGTCAGAGGCCGTCAGGCAGAAGCTCTCTCCTGCCACGCTGCGGTTATATCAATGGGACACGCCGTCAGTTACCGTCGGATACTTCCAGAAGATCACAGACATCAACGTGACCTATTGCAGTGAAAAAGGTTATCCCGTAGTAAGAAGGATCACCGGCGGCAGGGCCATCCTCCATGACTCGGAACTCACATACAGTTTTTCCTCGGCAAAGGATTTTTCGCTGTTCAGCGGCAGCCTGCTTGAAAACTACACAACGATCAGCAAGGCGCTTGTCCTTGGACTTAAACTTACAGGAGTCGACGCGCAGATATCTTTCGTGAGAAAAAGAAGCGTGGGGCACAGGGACCCCGCGTGTTTCAGGTCCGTGTCATATGGAGAGGTAACAGTGGATGGAAAGAAAATAATCGGCAGCGCGCAGAAACGCTATCACGACGGTTTCCTTCAGCAGGGCTCCATCATGCTGAGTTTCGATGCGAGGGAATTGCGCAATGTGCTGAACGGCAATGAAAAGAATTTCAAAGAGATCGGTTCGATCAACGATCGCGCCGGGAATATATCTTTCGGTGATCTCAAGGCCTCACTAAAAGAGGCCTTTGAAAAAGGACTGGATGTTAAACTCATCTCCGACGCCCCCACTAAATTTGAACTCAGCCTCGCAAAAGAACTTGAAGCAAACAAATATTCAACCGGGGAATGGAATTTTTCACGGTAA